Within the Pelagovum pacificum genome, the region TCGACCGGCACGCAGATTTCATTCTCGTCGGCGACTCGCTCGGCATGGTGATGCACGGGATGGAGACGACTGTCGGCGTGCCGCTGGATCTGATGATCATGCACGGCCGCGCCGTGGTGCGCGGCACGCAGCGGGCGCTGATCGTGGTCGACATGCCGTTCGGCACCTACGAGGAAAGCCCGAACGTCGCGTTCCGCAATGCCGCGAAGATCATGAAGGAAACCGGCTGCGGCGCGGTGAAGCTCGAAGGCGGCATGCGGATGGCCGAGACGATCCGCTTCCTCACCGAGCGCGGCATCCCGGTCATGGCCCACACCGGCCTGACCCCGCAATCGAGCCACGTGATGGGGGGCTTCCGCACGCAGGGCCGTGACGAGGACACGTGGGGCGAGCACCTCGAAGACGCGAGAGCGGTGGCCCTGGCCGGGGCCTTCGCCGTCGTGCTCGAAGGGATGGTGGAGCCGCTGGCGGCCAAGATCACCCGCGAGATCGACATCCCCACCATCGGCATCGGTGCGAGTGCGGAGTGCGACGGCCAGATCCTCGTGCTGGAGGACATGCTGGGGCTGAACCCGAACAAACCGCCTAAGTTCGTGAAGGTCTACGGCGAGCTCGGCAGCATGATCGAGAAGGCCGTGTCGGACTATGCCGACGACGTCCGCTCCCGCAGCTTTCCGGGCGAAGACCAGGTCTATCGCTGAGGGGCCGCTCCAAGTCGTTGCAATTTCGAGAATTTCTGCTATTGTTTCCGATACAGACCCCAAAAAATCGGGGCAGTCAGGACGAGCAGTATGTCTGGAAAAACCATCGCAGCGCTTTGCTGCGCAATCATGATGTCCGCATGTGCGGCCACATCTAGCGAAGTCATCTCGAGCCGGAACAACATGTCGCCGGTCTTCGTGGTGAACCCGAACGAGGCGTCGGGGCGCTAGGCGAGGTCACGACGCGAGTCGCACCGCCCCCGCCGTCGCGGCGGGGCTGGTCGGGCTGTGTCCGATCGGCAGTCGGACAACTTTCACCGACACATGAAAAAGGGCGCCGAAGCGCCCTCTTCCGAAATCATGTGACTGCGGCTCAGGCCGCGGTTTTCCAGTTCAGAACCCGATGCTCGCCGAGGTCGGCGGTCTCTTCGGTCATGTTCGCCTTGGCGATCTGGAACGCGAAGCGTACCGGGTTGCCGCTGGTCGCCCAGACGGACGCATCTTCGATGGAAAAGCGTAGAAGACAGACATTGTCGTCTTCCCGGCCATCTTCGAACCATGCCGCCGCGATCGGCGACCACAGCTCGTCGAGCTTGGCCTTGTCGTTGCTCATCTCCATCGTCCCGCGAACGCACGCGTAGTAGTCGTGGTCCTTCCCGGTGAACGTGAAATGTGCGGTCGCGCCCGGTGACAGCGTACGAACGAGGTCCGTTTCTTTCGACGAGATGAACCACAGGTCGCCCGTGTCACGATCGGAGTAGGCGGTCATCGGCTGCATGTGCTGACCGGTGCCGTCCACCCCGAGCATGCCGGCGCGGATGCGGTCCAGCTCATCGAAAAGCTGCCCTTTCGCGTCGTCGAGAATACGGTTGGTATCGGCCATCAGTGACGTTCAATCCATTCGTCGACTTCGCGTTCGGCTTCTTCCTTGGACTTGCCGTAACGCTCCTGAACAAGGCCCGCGAGCTTGGTGCGGTTGCCTTCAGCGACGTCGAGGTCGTCGTCGGTCAGCTTGCCCCACTGGGACTGTGCCTGACCTTTGAGTTGCTTCCAGTTGCCTTGTACCTGATCCCAGTTCATGGCGATCTCCTTTCTTGGTTTAGTCAACGTTCGTAGTCAGTTGCGCAGCACCCGCAGGATCAGCGACCCGACGAACAACACGAGGAACACGAAGAACAGAACCTGTGCGACGCCTGCCGAAGCAGCGGAGACGCTGCCGAAACCGAACAGCGCGGCGATGAGCGCAACCAACAGGAAAGTAAGTGCCCATCCGATCATGACGGGAGTTCCTTTCTTGTAAGTAGCAGCGTTGTCAGAAGAACACGCGGCGGCCTTGGCGGTTCCCGCAGTTCAGGACCGGATCACGCTGTTGGCATCCCTCCGCCGAGGCGGCCGATCGCGGCACCCCGACAACACACCGGCGCCGCCTCACGGGCCGTTGCCGCAGACCTCTTCACCTCGATCCGCAGGTCTGGCACTGTGTCTGCAAGAGGCGCCGACAGAACCGAGCGCTTCGCAAAAAGAGGCAGTTTCGGGAATTCCGAGCATGATCCGTCTGGCAACCCTCGTCGGCGCCCTCGCCCTGTGCGCAACCACGCTTCACGCGCAGGCGCAGGAGATAGGCTCCGCAACACATCTCCCCCTCCCGCGATACGTGTCGCTGAAGGCGAGCGAAGGAAACCTGCGCCGCGGGCCATCGCTGTCGCATCGTATCGACTGGGTGCTGACCCGTCGCAACATGCCGCTTCAGGTGACAGCGGAGTACGGTCACTGGCGCCGCGTCGTCGACCGCGACGGTGTCGGCGGCTGGCTGCATTACTCGCTGATTTCCGGCGTGCGCACTGCGATCGTCGATGACGAGATGCTGACCCTGCACACCCGCGAAGACCCGGATGCGCCGGTCGCCGCGATGCTCGAGCGTGGCGTCGTGGCGAAGATCGACAGCTGCACGCGCGACTGGTGCCGGCTGTCCGCCGGAGGTTACCGGGGCTGGGCGCCCAAGGGTCATTTCTGGGGCGTCGACGAGGACGAAGTCCTCGACTGACTCCCGGCCCGACGCTAAGGGGCTGGCATGGACGAAAAGACTCAGAAGAGACTGAACCTCTCGGCGGGGATCATGTCGTCGTCGGTGGCGATGATCCTTGTCGTCGCCAAGCTCTGGGCGCTCGGCCAGACCTCCGCGCTGTCGATCGCGGCGACACTCGCCGACAGCGCGCTGGACCTGCTGATGTCGCTCGGCGGGCTGGCGGCCATCGCCTATGCCGCGCGTCCGCCCGATGACGACCATGCGTTCGGCCACACCTCGGCCGAGGATCTCGCCGCGCTCGGCCAGTCGGTTCTGATCCTTGTCTCCGCCGCCGTGATCGCGGTCGCCGCGACGCTGCGCCTGCTGTCCGATGCGCCGGCCGAGCTCGCCGCCGAAGGCCAGGGCATCGTGGTGATGATCCTGTCGATCGTGCTGACGGCCGGCCTCGTGCTGTGGCAGGCGCGGGTGGCGCGCCGGACCGGCAACCGCGTCGTGGCCGCCGACCGGCTGCACTATCTCGGCGACCTGATCCCCAACGTCGGCGCGATAATTGCGCTCGCGGCCTCCGGACTGTTCGGGCTCGGCCGGATCGACAGCGTCGTCGCGCTGGGCGCGGCCGCCCTGCTGGCGGTCGGGGCCATCAACATCGGCCGCGAAGCCTGGAACGCGCTGATGGACCGGTCCGCCGACGACGAGACGATCGCGGGGATCGGAGAGATCGCCGCCGCCCACCCGGGTGTCGAGGGCTACCACGACCTCAAGACGCGCGTCGCCGGCAGCCGCATCTTCGTGAACCTTCATATCGAGCTCGACGGCGGCCAGACCCTCGACGAAGCTCACTCGATCGGAGCGGCCCTGCGCCGGGCGATCATCGCGAAATATCCGAGGGCCGATGTGCTGATCCACAAGGACCCGGTCGGTGTCGAACCTCACCCGGACGACCCCCGCCGCTGACCCGGAACGGGAGCGGCAGGCGGCGCGTTCATTTTGCAGCAGGAGACGAGGACATCATGGCCACGACCGATACACTTGAGGGGCGTCTACTCGCCCAGCGGAAACTGCTCGCGCGGATCGTCGCGGCGCTGAAGTCCGACGAGCTCGACAAGTTCCTGTCCGACCGGGATCACTACGACGGACACGAGGAAGACCCGGGCTCCGACCCGGACGGGTCCTACGCGCTCGAGGCCGCGCTCGCCGACGAGCTGCGGTTGCTCTCCGAAGAAGTCGCGCGCCTGCGAAAGGGCTGACCGCCCCTTCTTTGGGCCTTCAAATATTCTCGGGGGTGAATTGGCCGAAGGCCAAGAGGGGGCAGACAGCCCCCTCCTCGCAACAGCCTGGATCCGCTTTACCGGTCGACGGGCCGGCGGGCGGGGCGATGGCGCAGCCGAGCGGCGCCTGCCGGGGCTCAGGCCCCGACCAGCCCCCGCCCCTTGAGAAGGGCCTCGACGCCCGGCATCCGTCCCCGGAACTTAACGTAAAGATCGCTCGCTTCGTCGGAGCCGCCCGCGGACAGGATCGTTTCCTCCAGCTTCTTCGCCGTTTCCGGATCGAAGGCGCCACCGGCTTCCTTGAAGGCGTCGAAGGCGTCGGCATCCATCACTTCCGACCACATGTAGCTGTAGTAGCCGCAGGAATAGCCGTCGCCCGAGAAGACATGCGCGAAGTGCGGAGTCGCGTGGCGCATGGCGATCGCGTGGGGCATGCCCATCTCCGACAGCACTTCCGCCTGGCGCTGCATCGGGTCGGCCGGTGCCTCGCCCATGTGGAACTCGAGGTCCACCATCGCCGAGGCGACGTATTCCACCGTCTGGAAGCCCATGTCGTAGGTCGACGCCTCAAGCACCTTGTCGAGCATCTCCTTGGGCATCGGCTCGCCCGTCTCGGCGTGGGTGGCGAACTCCTCCAGCACTTCCGGCACTTCCAGCCAGTGTTCGTACAGCTGGCTCGGCAGTTCGACGAAGTCCCGCGCGACCGAGGTGCCCGAGATCGACCCGTAGGTGACATCGGACAGCATCTGGTGCAGCGCGTGGCCGAACTCGTGGAACAGCGTGCGCGCGTCGTCGTAGGACAGGAGCGCAGGCTCCCCCTCGCCCGGCTTGGCGAAGTTGCAGACGTTCATCACCAGCGGCCGCACTTCGCCGTCCAGCTTCGACTGGTCGCGCATCGTGGTGCACCACGCGCCCGAGCGTTTCGAGCCGCGGGCGAAATAGTCGCCGATGAACAACGCCATGTGCCGTCCGTCGCGCGTCACGTTCCAGGCCCGGCAGTCCGGGTGGTAGAGCGGCACGTCCGCCGCCTCGAACTCCAGCCCGAACAGGCGGTTGGCGCAGGTGAAGGCGGCCTCGATCATCCGGTCGAGTTGCAGGTACGGCTTCAGCGCGGTGTCATCGAGGTCGTGGTCCGCCTTGCGGCGCTTTTCGGAATAATAGTGCCAGTCCCACGGCTCGAGAGGCCCGGCCTCGCCATCGGCATGGAGCATGGCGGTCAGCCGCACTTCATCCTCGAGCGCGCGCGCCTTGGCGGGCTCCCACACCTTGGTGAGCAACTCGCGAACCGCCGCGGGCGTACCGGCCATCTCCGTCTCGAGCTTGTAGTCGGCGAACGTATCGTAGCCGAGCAGCTCCGCCCGCTCTTCCCGCAGGCCGAGGATCTCGCCCGCGATGTCGCGGTTGTCCGTCTCGCCCCCACGCGCGCCGCGAGAGGTGAAGGCCTCCCACGCGCGCCGCCGCAGATCGCGCAGCGGCGAGAACTGCAGGAACGGCGTGATGAGCGAGCGGGACGTCGTGATGATCGGGCCGTCGACGCCCTTTTCCTTGCCGGCTGACCGCGCGGCCGTGACGAGGTAGGACGGCAGCCCTTCGAGCTCGGCCTCGTCGAGTTCCATGAACCAGCTGCGCTCGTCCGCCAGCAAGTTCTGCGTGAAGGAGGTGCCGAGCACGGAGAGCCGCGACTTGACCTGCCGCAGACGGTCCTCGGTCACGCCTTCGAGCGACGCGCCCGCACGCACGAAGCCACGCCGCGTCAGCATCAGCACCCGAGCCTGCTCATCCGTGAGGTCGAGCTCGTCCCGCTGATCCCACAGCGTCTCGACCCGCGCGAAGAGCTTCTTGTCGGCATAGATGTCGGAGGAATAGGCCGAGAGTTTAGGCGACACGTCCCGCATGAGCGCCTCGCGCTCGGGCGTGCTGTCGGCGGAGGAGATCCCGTAGAAACAGCCGAGCACCGCATCGAGCCGTTTGCCTGCCCGCTCCAGCGCCTCGATCGTGTTGGCGAAGGTCGGCGCCTCGTCCTGACCCGAGATCGCGGCGATCTCGGCACGCCCCTCCTCCATGGCCGCATCGATCGCGGGGCCGAAGTGCGCGTCCTCGATCGTCTCGAAGGGCGGCAGGCCGTAGGGGGTATCCCAGTCCTGAAGCAGGGGGTTGGTCATGTGGGGGTCTCCTTTCGCCGCCGACCCTATGCCTCAAAGGGGCGGAAGGCCATGCCCGGGCGGTGTGGAGGATTTGTGTGACCGTTGGCGAGACTCTTGCTGTGCCTGGGTGGCGGGGGGTGCGCTTTCCCCTCACCCTGCCCTCTCCCCCGGGGGGAGAGGGTTTCTGTTGCGTTTGGGTGGCGGGGGGTGCGTCTTCCCCTCACCCTTCCCTCTCCCCCGGGGGGAGAGGGTTCCTGTTGCGTTTGGGTGGCGGGTTCGCGTCGGGTGCGCGCTCGATGCGCACCCGACCCGACCGCGACACTACCTCGGCAGCTCACCGCTCTGGTAGATCGACACGATATGCCCGTCGGGATCGGTGACCTCGGCCGACCAGCCGCCCGGCGCGTGGCTCACCGGGGTCATCAGCGCCGCACCCTGCGTGAGCAGCCCGTCGAGCACCGCGTCGATGCCCCCGTCGGCGAGGTCGAAAACGATCATCGGACAATTGCCCGCCTTCACCTCGCCCTCGAAGAACAGCAGGTCGACGCCGCCCGCCGTCGGCGCAGTGAGGAAGGCATGTCCGCCATCCTCCACGCGCATGACCTCGAGGCCAACGCCATCGCGCCAGAAAACCTCCGTCCGGTCGAGGTCGGAGACGTAGTAGAAGATGTTCGTGATCTTGTGTTGGCCCAGCATGACTAAACTCCTTTCAGCCGTCCGTACTGTCCTGTTGCCGCGGACTTAGCTGTCGTGAGGCCGCGATGACAAAAACGTGCCCGTCCGGATCGTGACTGGCGAACCGCGCCTCCGGACGGTGGCCGAGGGCGGTCTTCAGCGCCGGCCGCAGCCGGCCGCCGGCGCCGTCGCATCCCCTGGGCCACGGGCGGGCGCCAAGCTCGCGGCGCAGGGCGGCGAGCCGCTGGCGCAGGGCCGTGTCGGAAATGCCGAGCAGCCAGCGCACTTCTTCCCGGCTGGCACCGGCGACGGCGAGCCGGGCGACACGGGCGAGGGCCGGCGGCAGCGGCGGCAGGGCGTCACTCTCGACCTCGTCCGCCGGCCCAACGGGCAGAGACGCCGCTTCCCTCGAATGGCGGCGCGCGGCACTGCGCGCGGCCATCCGGGCGCGATTGCGGATCACGCCGGCGATCCACGGCAGGTCCCCGGCCGAGAGCCGGCCCGCGCCAATCGCGGTGACGAGGGCGTCCTGCAGCAGATCCTCCGCCTCGTCAGGGTCGCGAGACCAGCGCCGCGCGACGCCGAGCAGGCGGGTTCGCGCGGCGGCGGTCAGGGCGCTCACGGATCCCGCCTCAGTCGCCGTTCGAGCCGGCGCAGCAGGATCGACAGGGTGATCGTCATGCAGAGGTAAAGGAAGGCCACAACGTTGTAGGTCTCGAAATACCGGAAGTTGCCGGCTGCCGTGACCTTGCCGAGCTGCGTGATGTCGGTCACGCCGAGCACCGAAACCAGCGAGGAATCCTTGATCATCGCGACGAAATCGTTGCCGAGCGGCGGCAGCACGCGCCGGAAGGCCTGCGGAAAGACGATGTGGCGGAACTTGTGCCAGGGCGTCAAACCGAGCGCTTCCGCGGCCTCGGTCTGGCCCTTGTCAATACTCTGGAGCCCGGCGCGGAAAACCTCCGCGATGAAGGCGGAATAGCCGATGGTGAGCGCGATGATCGCGCGCCACATCAGGCTGAAATCGCGGGTCCGGATCGGCTCGAGCCCGACGGTGTCGAGCACGGTGTTCCACGCCGCGACGAGCGCGGGGGCCAGAACGAAGGCCACGTAGAGCAGCAGCACCAGGATCGGCACGCCGCGCACCACCTCGATGTAGAAGCGTGCGATCTGACGCAGCCAGCGGAACTTCGACAGCGAGGCGACGGCCAGGCCGAGGCCGAGCAGGCTCGCCAGCGTGAAGCCGACCAGCGTGACGAAGATCGTGATCTGCACGCCGCGCGACAGGGTGTCCAGAACCTGGCTGTAGAGGTCGTCCGACAGGATGCGCCAGAGAAACCAGCCGCCCAGAAGGACGACGAGCACCAGCCACCAGGGGAAATCTTTGCGGTCGTCTTCGGCCGTTCTCATGCGGCGCGGACCGGCGGCGGCGCGCCGTCCTCCCCGGTCCGTGCCAGGGC harbors:
- the panB gene encoding 3-methyl-2-oxobutanoate hydroxymethyltransferase produces the protein MSTQAPVRRTTVPQIAKRKGGDPIVSLTSYHAHTAAIVDRHADFILVGDSLGMVMHGMETTVGVPLDLMIMHGRAVVRGTQRALIVVDMPFGTYEESPNVAFRNAAKIMKETGCGAVKLEGGMRMAETIRFLTERGIPVMAHTGLTPQSSHVMGGFRTQGRDEDTWGEHLEDARAVALAGAFAVVLEGMVEPLAAKITREIDIPTIGIGASAECDGQILVLEDMLGLNPNKPPKFVKVYGELGSMIEKAVSDYADDVRSRSFPGEDQVYR
- a CDS encoding pyridoxamine 5'-phosphate oxidase family protein, which codes for MADTNRILDDAKGQLFDELDRIRAGMLGVDGTGQHMQPMTAYSDRDTGDLWFISSKETDLVRTLSPGATAHFTFTGKDHDYYACVRGTMEMSNDKAKLDELWSPIAAAWFEDGREDDNVCLLRFSIEDASVWATSGNPVRFAFQIAKANMTEETADLGEHRVLNWKTAA
- a CDS encoding CsbD family protein → MNWDQVQGNWKQLKGQAQSQWGKLTDDDLDVAEGNRTKLAGLVQERYGKSKEEAEREVDEWIERH
- a CDS encoding DUF1328 domain-containing protein, with protein sequence MIGWALTFLLVALIAALFGFGSVSAASAGVAQVLFFVFLVLFVGSLILRVLRN
- a CDS encoding SH3 domain-containing protein, producing the protein MIRLATLVGALALCATTLHAQAQEIGSATHLPLPRYVSLKASEGNLRRGPSLSHRIDWVLTRRNMPLQVTAEYGHWRRVVDRDGVGGWLHYSLISGVRTAIVDDEMLTLHTREDPDAPVAAMLERGVVAKIDSCTRDWCRLSAGGYRGWAPKGHFWGVDEDEVLD
- a CDS encoding cation diffusion facilitator family transporter; this encodes MDEKTQKRLNLSAGIMSSSVAMILVVAKLWALGQTSALSIAATLADSALDLLMSLGGLAAIAYAARPPDDDHAFGHTSAEDLAALGQSVLILVSAAVIAVAATLRLLSDAPAELAAEGQGIVVMILSIVLTAGLVLWQARVARRTGNRVVAADRLHYLGDLIPNVGAIIALAASGLFGLGRIDSVVALGAAALLAVGAINIGREAWNALMDRSADDETIAGIGEIAAAHPGVEGYHDLKTRVAGSRIFVNLHIELDGGQTLDEAHSIGAALRRAIIAKYPRADVLIHKDPVGVEPHPDDPRR
- a CDS encoding M3 family metallopeptidase, with product MTNPLLQDWDTPYGLPPFETIEDAHFGPAIDAAMEEGRAEIAAISGQDEAPTFANTIEALERAGKRLDAVLGCFYGISSADSTPEREALMRDVSPKLSAYSSDIYADKKLFARVETLWDQRDELDLTDEQARVLMLTRRGFVRAGASLEGVTEDRLRQVKSRLSVLGTSFTQNLLADERSWFMELDEAELEGLPSYLVTAARSAGKEKGVDGPIITTSRSLITPFLQFSPLRDLRRRAWEAFTSRGARGGETDNRDIAGEILGLREERAELLGYDTFADYKLETEMAGTPAAVRELLTKVWEPAKARALEDEVRLTAMLHADGEAGPLEPWDWHYYSEKRRKADHDLDDTALKPYLQLDRMIEAAFTCANRLFGLEFEAADVPLYHPDCRAWNVTRDGRHMALFIGDYFARGSKRSGAWCTTMRDQSKLDGEVRPLVMNVCNFAKPGEGEPALLSYDDARTLFHEFGHALHQMLSDVTYGSISGTSVARDFVELPSQLYEHWLEVPEVLEEFATHAETGEPMPKEMLDKVLEASTYDMGFQTVEYVASAMVDLEFHMGEAPADPMQRQAEVLSEMGMPHAIAMRHATPHFAHVFSGDGYSCGYYSYMWSEVMDADAFDAFKEAGGAFDPETAKKLEETILSAGGSDEASDLYVKFRGRMPGVEALLKGRGLVGA
- a CDS encoding VOC family protein; the protein is MLGQHKITNIFYYVSDLDRTEVFWRDGVGLEVMRVEDGGHAFLTAPTAGGVDLLFFEGEVKAGNCPMIVFDLADGGIDAVLDGLLTQGAALMTPVSHAPGGWSAEVTDPDGHIVSIYQSGELPR
- a CDS encoding sigma factor, which translates into the protein MSALTAAARTRLLGVARRWSRDPDEAEDLLQDALVTAIGAGRLSAGDLPWIAGVIRNRARMAARSAARRHSREAASLPVGPADEVESDALPPLPPALARVARLAVAGASREEVRWLLGISDTALRQRLAALRRELGARPWPRGCDGAGGRLRPALKTALGHRPEARFASHDPDGHVFVIAASRQLSPRQQDSTDG
- a CDS encoding amino acid ABC transporter permease translates to MRTAEDDRKDFPWWLVLVVLLGGWFLWRILSDDLYSQVLDTLSRGVQITIFVTLVGFTLASLLGLGLAVASLSKFRWLRQIARFYIEVVRGVPILVLLLYVAFVLAPALVAAWNTVLDTVGLEPIRTRDFSLMWRAIIALTIGYSAFIAEVFRAGLQSIDKGQTEAAEALGLTPWHKFRHIVFPQAFRRVLPPLGNDFVAMIKDSSLVSVLGVTDITQLGKVTAAGNFRYFETYNVVAFLYLCMTITLSILLRRLERRLRRDP